Proteins encoded within one genomic window of Setaria italica strain Yugu1 chromosome IV, Setaria_italica_v2.0, whole genome shotgun sequence:
- the LOC101780678 gene encoding anthocyanin 5-aromatic acyltransferase: MSSQVRVLNISHVRPVQTAGLSPPSQGEHKLSFLDLLQISKTIQRLFFFDGPDLPPFPSVVSALRSSLAATLAVFLPLAGELAFRPDSGDVVIDFSPVAISSSTGVKFVEAEFAGGADGMRRLARDDAHDAEAFARLVPELEAGSLPAPVLAVQVTRPADGGAAVAVGVSIRHAVADGHAVWQFLRAWSAASREGHGSLAAPGFVQPTFDRAGIWHPKSAEIARSVLSKVAPALPLLRSTSSKPEIMKQSRRTFLLRADEIRSLKQHILEQSRAINRGEPWKPPSTYVAVSSLAWASIARANLTMLDADDAHLMVSADCRNRLRPPLGDGFFGNSVKPCVAWASAGDLRGEAGVARAAAAIRDAIRVYLEELEGGPLADAEGWVAAYGAVPKERLVTVGSSNRFAAYETDFGWGGPSRVELVSLFATQMVTLLGARDGGVQVSVALDAAAMDAFAVNFVVPAPVSAADTVILRMAKDIR; encoded by the exons ATGAGCTCTCAGGTGCGCGTTCTCAACATCAGCCATGTCCGTCCCGTCCAAACGGCCGGCCTGTCGCCGCCGAGCCAAGGCGAGCACAAGCTGTCCTTCCTGGACCTGCTGCAGATCTCCAAGACAATCCAGCGCCTGTTCTTCTTCGACGGCCCCGACCTTCCGCCGTTCCCGTCGGTCGTGAGCGCGCTGCGGTCCTCCCTCGCCGCCACGCTCGCGGTCTTCCTCCCCCTAGCCGGCGAGCTGGCGTTCCGCCCCGACTCCGGCGACGTCGTCATCGACTTCTCCCCTgtcgccatctcctcctccacgGGCGTCAAGTTCGTCGAGGCCGagttcgccggcggcgccgacggcatGCGCCGTCTGGCCAGGGACGACGCGCACGACGCGGAGGCGTTCGCGCGGCTCGTTCCGGAGCTCGAGGCCGGGAGCCTGCCCGCCCCGGTTCTCGCCGTGCAGGTCACGAGGCCCGCGGACGGGGGCGCCGCCGTGGCAGTTGGGGTGTCGATCCGGCACGCAGTGGCGGACGGCCACGCGGTGTGGCAGTTCCTGAGGGCGTggtcggcggcgtcgcgggAGGGCCACGGCTCCCTCGCCGCGCCTGGCTTCGTGCAGCCGACGTTTGACCGGGCGGGCATCTGGCACCCCAAGTCCGCCGAGATTGCCCGCTCCGTACTGAGCAAGGTCGCGCCGGCGCTGCCCCTG CTCAGGTCAACGTCATCCAAACCGGAGATCATGAAGCAGAGCAGAAGAACCTTCCTGCTCCGCGCCGACGAGATCCGGTCCCTGAAGCAGCACATCCTCGAACAGAGCAGAGCAATCAACCGCGGCGAGCCGTGGAAGCCGCCGAGCACCTACGTCGCCGTGTCGTCCCTGGCTTGGGCATCCATCGCCCGGGCGAACCTCACCatgctcgacgccgacgacgcccacctcatGGTCAGCGCGGACTGCCGCAACCGCCTGCGCCCGCCGCTCGGCGACGGCTTCTTCGGGAACTCAGTCAAGCCCTGCGTTGCTTGGGCCAGCGCGGGCGACCtgcgcggcgaggccggcgtggcgcgcgccgccgcggccatccGGGACGCGATCCGCGTGTACCTTGAGGAGCTCGAGGGCGGCCCGCTGGCGGACGCCGAGGGCTGGGTGGCGGCGTACGGCGCCGTCCCGAAGGAGAGGCTCGTGACGGTGGGTTCGTCGAACCGGTTCGCGGCGTACGAGACGGACTTCGGGTGGGGCGGGCCGAGCCGCGTCGAGCTGGTGTCCCTGTTCGCGACGCAGATGGTGACGCTGCTCGGCGCGAGGGACGGCGGCGTGCAGGTGTCGGTGGCGCtcgacgcggcggcgatggatgCCTTCGCGGTCAACTTCGTCGTCCCGGCTCCCGTTTCTGCGGCTGATACGGTGATATTGAGAATGGCCAAGGACATAAGGTGA